A single genomic interval of Mucilaginibacter boryungensis harbors:
- a CDS encoding DUF4397 domain-containing protein, giving the protein MKKPQQILKGAGMIGMVCLLAAMFSSCLKNHDNDDAVNVPYALVTVINTSPNSLAQDFYLDNNRANTAPIVYGDGLDYIRAYTGKRTAAFYNSGTSIKTISDTVTLKADQYYSVYLANVITTPDIVILKDNIVKPATGMATIRFVNLSPNAPAADLAIKGGAVLVSNKAYKGYSDFVPVNGNTTYTLEVRQTGTSTVLASINTASLQSGSVYTVWLQGLSGATDQTKLTAGLQTNVYYY; this is encoded by the coding sequence ATGAAAAAACCTCAGCAAATTTTAAAGGGGGCAGGCATGATCGGGATGGTATGTTTGCTGGCCGCAATGTTTTCATCGTGTTTAAAAAACCATGATAATGACGATGCTGTGAATGTTCCATATGCATTAGTAACGGTTATAAACACATCGCCAAATTCACTTGCTCAGGATTTTTACCTGGACAATAACCGTGCAAACACAGCGCCGATTGTTTATGGAGATGGCCTGGATTATATCCGTGCTTATACCGGCAAACGGACAGCAGCTTTTTATAACAGTGGTACCTCAATCAAAACAATATCGGATACTGTTACGCTAAAAGCCGATCAGTATTACTCTGTTTACCTGGCAAACGTGATAACTACACCGGATATAGTGATACTTAAAGACAATATTGTTAAACCAGCTACAGGCATGGCGACTATCCGTTTTGTAAACCTTAGTCCAAACGCTCCTGCTGCCGACTTGGCTATAAAAGGCGGGGCAGTATTGGTTTCTAACAAGGCATACAAGGGTTATTCAGATTTTGTTCCGGTTAACGGCAACACAACTTACACATTAGAAGTGCGGCAAACCGGTACATCAACGGTGCTGGCCAGTATAAACACAGCCTCGCTGCAAAGCGGATCGGTTTATACTGTATGGTTGCAGGGGCTGTCAGGCGCTACCGACCAAACTAAGCTGACCGCAGGTTTGCAAACCAACGTTTACTATTATTAA